Proteins encoded within one genomic window of Pongo pygmaeus isolate AG05252 chromosome 18, NHGRI_mPonPyg2-v2.0_pri, whole genome shotgun sequence:
- the HSBP1 gene encoding heat shock factor-binding protein 1 has protein sequence MAETDPKTVQDLTSVVQTLLQQMQDKFQTMSDQIIGRIDDMSSRIDDLEKNIADLMTQAGVEELEGENKIPATQKS, from the exons ATGGCCGAGACTGACCCCAAGACCGTGCAGGACCTCACCTCGGTG GTGCAGACACTCCTGCAGCAGATGCAAGATAAATTTCAGACCATGTCTGACCAGATCATTGGGAGAA TTGATGATATGAGTAGTCGCATTGATGATCTGGAGAAGAATATCGCAGACCTCATGACACAGGCTGGGGTGGAAGAACTGGAAGGTGAAAACAAGATACCTGCCACACAAAAGAGTTGA